The Hevea brasiliensis isolate MT/VB/25A 57/8 chromosome 9, ASM3005281v1, whole genome shotgun sequence nucleotide sequence TTATTAGAAATATCCATATTAATTTCTTGTTGATTAGTATAAAATCTTGTTCAGTTAGATCtagttgaaataaaaataaaaatttaataactttGAAAGTAATTTTTTGtaactttaataaaattttaattttgttaccGGTGCACCTCACTCGTTCGCTCTCCGCTAGTACAATGAGAATCCCATTAAAGTTGGGAATAAAATTTAATCCCAACCGAGCCAAAAACGTGCAGCAAGAGTCTGGTTAACTGTAAACGCCTCCCGGTTGACAAACACGAGGTTCCACTAGATAATTTCATTTGCCAATCCAAATTTATTCAATTCTCATCATCATTGGAACTCATCGAAATGCCCCCAAAAAATAACAACAATAGTTATACAGATCGAAAGCTTCTCATCATTACCCTTAGGATTACAAAGCACAAAACTGACCCAACTTCCCTCCATATGAATTATAAACagcaaaccaaaaaaaaaaaaaaaaatacaaatactATCACTTATTGTACATATGCTACACTCGATGCTTGATAGCTAAGCCTTCTATCATTTTTGAGCTGTGTACACTAGACAAGGATTTTCATCTTTGCAACTCGTACATCTAAAAGTACAACACCAAGCATGAATTTGTGCCAAGTGGGAAATATTTTGCTTTTAAATACCTCCAAAATATGGAATGAATCTTACGAATTTTAAAAATGGGCAGCAACATCATATGTACGCTAGTGAACTCCTGTCATGGTCAGGTTGTGGGCGACCCCGAGTTGGGGTAGGTGGTCTTTGGATGTTAAGTTCCTGCAGGACACGAAATATACAGGATGATAATATAAGCACACCGGTGAATAAGCTCTTATGGATTGATTTTAGACACCAAGGGACAATTTGCAATGTTGAAAATGCGATAAAACTTGCCTGCATCCATGTATCATCCATGACGCGTTCTGGAGATGTCTCAGGTGAATGAAGAGGAGGTGGCAAGGGATGAATCAATTTTGGAACCACAACCAAACCCCTGCCAACTACTAGTATAGCTCCAGCATTGTTTGCAGTCCCTATATGGATATTACCGATATACAAAATTAGGATGCATATAAAAGTACAGAAGGAGAAAACCCAAGCTATTTTCACTTACCGCAATAGTTTGTTGCAGAGAAAAGTGTAATCAATTGACCTTGAGCAAACCGTTCAAACCCATCCATAACACATTCATGTGCCCGAATGATCAGTTGTAACTTATTTTTCTTACAGAAGTCAGTTACACGGTCAGGCTGCCATTATAACCATAGTAAATAAATAAGAAAGATATATGCAAAGCTTAGGTACTTGCATAATTTTCAAAAGCATGAGACTTGGAACGTGCAAGACAAATACAAGTACACCAAGAAATTGATACCATCATAAAAAATCATTAGAATTTTTATATGTTGACAGCAATTAATTAACATGATGAAGGAATCtaggaaaaaaaaatctataaagCATGTGTCAACAGTTACAAATTTTCAAGGATTCATTCCTAAGTATCTCATAATCAGCATTATTTTATCTGATATAGTGCATGCTTGACATGATAACCAACCCATCATGAACAAGAAAACATTGCAAATAATCAGAGACATGGAAGAACTACAACGCATTCACAGTAGAAGTAGCAAGTGATGACAAATATACCCCAAAAGTGACAAGACCAGGGCCTCTAGCATTTGGTCTCAAACCCTCTATGCTATCATTTTCTGTGGGATCAGACCTGTGTAAAGACAAGCCATgagacaaattaatgaaataaataatagaCAGCAAAATAATGGATAAATCAAAGAGAAAAATACCATAAAagatccattagaattatagatCCAGCATCCATGGTTATGGGCCTTTCAATCTTCTCTATCTGCTCCACTGAATGAATAGATCTCCCTATGCCACCATGCATACAAATGATTTTCTTCTCAATAAGTGCAGCAAGTGGAAGAAAGTTGAAAAGTTGATTAAAACGTGTCCATGCCCATATCCCGTCACTTTCTCCCTACAAGTATTATTGGTTATCAGCACTTCAAAACTCAATAGAGGTAACTGCACGTCCCATGTTTATCATACCATTCTCTCAATGCATTCCAGACGAAACCCAAAGAGTGCATTTATGTCAGCAGCTTCATGGTTTCCCCGTATGAGATGAACATTCTCAGGATGTTCAATCtgcaaagaaataacaaaaagcaCAAGGAGGTCAAATATTAGCACAGACATGAAATATAGTCGAGTTTTCCCTCAAAGTAAAGGCTTTGCCTTGAGAGCAAGGAGCAAAGTTATTGTCTCTAAACTGTGCTGCCCTCTATCAACGTAGTCCCCCAAAAACAAATAGTCAATGTACCTGCAACATAAAAATAGAAAAGCTGTTTAAACAACAAATTTAGAGGTATGCAAATGGAATCTTCATTGTTAACAAGACCGTCAAGGGGCATGTGTATGCATTGAATTGGAGTTTCTCCATTAGACTATTAATTTAATCAGTTCCCTGCATTATGCTTTGTGCAATTTTATTCGCACAAGTAATGATAAGAGCTCTATTGTGGTACTCACGTAATGTCTCCTGCAGTGGAAGGAAATCCATATTCATCAAATAGACGCATCAAGTCTCCAAACTGCCCATGAAGATCACCAAAAAGTTTAACTGGAGCTTTCAATTGAAGAACTGTGGGCTCATGCATAAAGATCTGTTCAGCTGCGTAGCAAAGCTCACCAACTTCATAAGAATCCAGGAAAAACCTCCTATTAGCAGGAGCTTTCCAGTTCCTAGGCCTAAGCAATGTAGAAATAATCTGCAAGCAAACAAATAATTATGAGTACTAGCACTTAAACACATCAAGAATATTAATACTTTTATCTAATAAATTAAGTTGCTAACTTGCCTTTTTATGCAAGCCCTGAGGAGACTTTTGCCTGGTGAACTTTTTGGCAGCATATGTTGTGTCATTGTTCACAGGAACCATCCTTCTGCTTTCATTTTCAAATTGATCTAGTGACAACTGCCTCACAATCCCACCGAGGTTCCCCACAACCTCTTTAGCTACCACAACCTGTAACAGTGAGGCAGTATGATTTTGCAGCCAGGCAATTGAATTTGAAGTACCATCAATTATAAGGAAGATGAAGAGAATATACAGCTCTAGGATGAAGGCGAACATCAGCCTCAGCATCACTACCATCTGAACTTGCTTCTGCAGCCTGCGAGTTATCGTCAGATACAGATGTCTCTTCAGCAGAATTAGAAGATGCTGCCTGAGCAGCTTGCCAAACAGCATTAGCTGCCTCAGCTTCAGCAGCAGAAGCCTCCCTAAGTTTCTCCATAGAATTTTTATCCATACTGCCAAATAAAGAAGAATATGAATCAATGAAATTTTATAGAAGCTGAACTATGATAAACACCCTTCACACATGTATGTGCACACATAGAAATGCCcgagagcgagagagagagagagagaga carries:
- the LOC110658785 gene encoding serine/threonine-protein phosphatase BSL1, whose protein sequence is MASKPWLHPAPSYRPLETYWDTDEDAPGYRCSHTLTAVAATNAHGPRLILFGGTTAIESGGSSSAPGIRLAGVTNSVHSYDVLTRKWTRIRPAGEPPSPRAAHAAAAVGTMVAFQGGIGPAGHSTDDLFVLDLTNDKFKWHRVVVQGQGPGPRYGHVMDLVAQRFLVTVSGNDGKRALSDAWALDTAQKPYVWQRLNPEGDRPSARMYATASARSDGMFLLCGGRDSSGVALGDAYGLLMHRNGQWEWTLAPGVSPSPRYQHAAVFVGARLHVTGGVLKGGRSVESEAAAAVLDTAAGVWLDKNGLVTSPKTSKGHTEYDPALELMRRCRHASASVGVRIYVYGGLRGDVLLDDFLVAENSPFQSDINSPVLTSEQASTITSPRLNHSNANPYEAISNDGQEVPFSGGISMDKNSMEKLREASAAEAEAANAVWQAAQAASSNSAEETSVSDDNSQAAEASSDGSDAEADVRLHPRAVVVAKEVVGNLGGIVRQLSLDQFENESRRMVPVNNDTTYAAKKFTRQKSPQGLHKKIISTLLRPRNWKAPANRRFFLDSYEVGELCYAAEQIFMHEPTVLQLKAPVKLFGDLHGQFGDLMRLFDEYGFPSTAGDITYIDYLFLGDYVDRGQHSLETITLLLALKIEHPENVHLIRGNHEAADINALFGFRLECIERMGESDGIWAWTRFNQLFNFLPLAALIEKKIICMHGGIGRSIHSVEQIEKIERPITMDAGSIILMDLLWSDPTENDSIEGLRPNARGPGLVTFGPDRVTDFCKKNKLQLIIRAHECVMDGFERFAQGQLITLFSATNYCGTANNAGAILVVGRGLVVVPKLIHPLPPPLHSPETSPERVMDDTWMQELNIQRPPTPTRGRPQPDHDRSSLAYI